A stretch of Mucilaginibacter terrae DNA encodes these proteins:
- the hemW gene encoding radical SAM family heme chaperone HemW: MAGIYIHIPFCKQACHYCDFHFSTSQKYRTEIVQSLAKEIGLQKDYLSRAPIETIYFGGGTPSVLDADEISFLLDTIGHNHSVSKDAEITLEANPDDLSREKVQALRQTAINRFSIGIQSFFGEDLAWMNRAHRANEADASVKRVQDAGFENITTDLIYGYPLLSDAKWEQNMSRMFELEVPHISAYSMTVEPRTALAAQIKKKQSPPVNDSQSAQQFTRLMERMQQQGFEHYEISNFGKSGHHSRHNSNYWKGVPYVGIGPSAHSYNGETRQWNVANNARYLTALEKNELPAEVEDLTPENRLNEYIMTSVRTMWGLDLDKLESIQSGTAPLLLKEAQQFLNNGWLLQNGSVLTLSQQGKLYADHIAAEMFF, encoded by the coding sequence ATGGCCGGTATCTACATTCATATTCCCTTTTGCAAACAAGCCTGCCATTACTGCGATTTTCATTTTAGCACTTCGCAAAAGTACCGTACCGAAATTGTACAGTCGCTGGCTAAAGAGATAGGCCTGCAAAAAGATTATCTCAGCCGCGCCCCTATCGAAACCATTTATTTTGGCGGAGGCACGCCCTCGGTGCTTGATGCAGATGAGATCAGCTTTTTGCTTGATACCATTGGCCACAACCACAGCGTAAGCAAAGATGCCGAGATTACCCTCGAGGCAAACCCAGACGACCTGAGCCGCGAAAAAGTTCAGGCTTTACGCCAAACTGCTATCAACCGGTTCAGCATCGGCATACAATCGTTTTTTGGTGAAGATTTGGCCTGGATGAACCGGGCGCATCGGGCAAACGAAGCAGATGCATCAGTAAAGCGGGTGCAGGATGCAGGGTTTGAAAACATTACCACCGACCTGATATATGGCTATCCTCTGCTTAGCGATGCCAAATGGGAACAAAACATGAGCCGCATGTTTGAGCTGGAGGTTCCGCATATATCGGCCTATAGTATGACGGTTGAGCCGCGTACCGCACTTGCCGCCCAGATCAAGAAAAAGCAAAGCCCACCTGTAAACGACAGCCAAAGCGCCCAACAGTTTACGCGCCTCATGGAACGCATGCAGCAACAGGGTTTTGAACATTATGAAATATCGAACTTTGGCAAATCGGGCCATCATTCGCGCCATAACTCCAATTACTGGAAAGGTGTACCTTATGTGGGCATAGGTCCATCGGCACACTCTTACAATGGTGAAACCCGCCAATGGAACGTGGCCAATAATGCGCGTTACTTAACCGCCCTCGAAAAAAACGAGCTACCCGCCGAAGTTGAAGATCTCACACCCGAAAACCGCCTGAATGAATATATCATGACTTCGGTACGTACCATGTGGGGGCTTGATTTGGATAAATTGGAAAGTATACAAAGCGGTACCGCCCCCCTACTGCTCAAAGAAGCTCAACAGTTTTTGAACAATGGTTGGCTGTTACAAAACGGCAGCGTGCTCACCCTGTCGCAACAAGGCAAACTCTACGCCGATCATATTGCTGCCGAGATGTTCTTTTAA
- a CDS encoding fasciclin domain-containing protein has product MKKLFLAAFAFVSMVTAANAQTVMVGGAPMYPTKDIVDNAVNSKDHTILVAAVKAAGLVETLKSAGPFTVFAPTNEAFDKLPKGTVETLLKLENKATLTKVLTYHVVAGKWSAAEIAAKVKAGGGKAELKTVAGGTLTAMADGKKLYLVDEKGGKSWVTIADVFQKNGVIHVVNTVLMPK; this is encoded by the coding sequence ATGAAAAAATTATTTTTAGCGGCATTTGCCTTTGTAAGCATGGTAACCGCAGCAAATGCACAAACAGTTATGGTAGGCGGCGCGCCCATGTATCCAACTAAAGATATTGTTGACAATGCCGTAAATTCGAAAGATCACACTATACTGGTTGCTGCTGTTAAAGCCGCCGGATTAGTAGAGACTTTAAAGTCGGCCGGTCCGTTCACCGTATTTGCTCCAACCAATGAGGCTTTTGACAAACTACCTAAAGGAACGGTAGAAACCCTGTTGAAACTAGAAAACAAAGCCACTTTAACCAAAGTACTTACCTACCATGTGGTAGCAGGTAAGTGGAGTGCTGCCGAAATTGCAGCCAAAGTTAAAGCAGGCGGCGGCAAAGCCGAACTTAAAACCGTAGCCGGCGGCACCTTAACTGCCATGGCCGATGGTAAAAAACTTTACCTGGTTGACGAAAAAGGCGGCAAATCATGGGTAACCATTGCCGATGTTTTTCAAAAAAACGGTGTAATACATGTGGTTAATACCGTATTGATGCCTAAATAA
- a CDS encoding cupin-like domain-containing protein, which yields MGLILTPIDRVDTISKEDFINNYLKPRKPLVIRKATESWPALQKWTFEYLKEVVGNQTVPLYDSSKADPSKAINASAAEMKFGDYIDLIQKQPTDLRIFLFDPIKHAPALLDDYRSPKDLMGGFLDKYPNMFFGGAGSVTFLHYDIDLAHIFHTHFHGRKHVILFDYKWKERLYQIPFATYALEDYDIENPDFSKFPALDGIEGQEIILEHGDTLFMPTGYWHWMKYLDGSFSISLRAWDKSWAIKAKSLYNLTVQREFDSFFKKRYKKRYMDWKEKLAFKRANKALAAGEPR from the coding sequence ATGGGTTTAATACTTACGCCAATAGATAGAGTTGACACTATTAGCAAAGAAGATTTTATAAATAACTACCTTAAACCTCGCAAACCATTGGTTATACGCAAAGCCACCGAAAGCTGGCCTGCACTACAAAAATGGACCTTTGAATACTTAAAAGAAGTAGTGGGCAATCAAACCGTGCCACTATACGATAGCTCGAAAGCCGACCCCAGCAAGGCCATAAACGCATCGGCTGCAGAAATGAAGTTTGGTGATTACATCGACCTTATTCAAAAACAACCTACTGATTTACGCATATTCCTGTTCGACCCAATCAAACATGCGCCTGCTCTGTTAGATGACTACCGCTCACCTAAAGACCTGATGGGTGGTTTTTTAGATAAGTATCCTAACATGTTTTTCGGTGGTGCAGGTTCGGTAACTTTCCTGCATTACGATATTGATTTAGCCCACATCTTCCACACCCATTTTCACGGCCGCAAGCATGTAATACTGTTTGATTACAAGTGGAAAGAGCGTTTATACCAAATTCCGTTTGCTACTTATGCGTTAGAAGACTACGACATTGAGAACCCCGATTTCAGCAAGTTCCCGGCTTTAGATGGTATAGAAGGGCAGGAAATTATACTGGAACACGGCGATACCTTATTTATGCCAACCGGCTACTGGCACTGGATGAAATATTTAGACGGCTCATTCTCCATATCGCTCCGCGCCTGGGATAAATCATGGGCTATAAAAGCCAAAAGTTTATACAACCTTACCGTACAACGCGAGTTCGACAGCTTCTTTAAAAAACGCTACAAAAAACGTTACATGGATTGGAAAGAAAAGTTGGCCTTTAAACGTGCCAATAAAGCTTTAGCTGCGGGTGAACCACGTTAG